A genomic segment from Cryptococcus tetragattii IND107 chromosome 9, whole genome shotgun sequence encodes:
- a CDS encoding 40S ribosomal protein uS7, whose amino-acid sequence MAAIQALPTEVQKVANEGTVKLFGKWESEGVEVKDISLQDYINVNHAVYVPHTAGRYAKKQFAKGRMPIVERLVNALMMNGRNNGKKIMAVRIVQHAFEIIHLVTEQNPIQVLVDAIINTGPREDSTRIGSQGTVRRQAVDVSPLRRVNQAISLLTIGTRESAFHNSKSVSECLADELVNAAKGSSNSYAIKKKDELERVAKSNR is encoded by the exons ATGGCCGCTATCCAGGCTCTTCCTACTGAGGTGCAGAAGGTTGCGAACGAGGGTACTGTCAAGCTTTTTGGCAAGTGGGAATCTGAGGG TGTCGAGGTCAAGGACATCTCTCTCCAGGACTACATCAACGTTAACCACGCCGTCTACGTCC CCCACACTGCTGGCCGATACGCCAAGAAGCAGTTCGCCAAGGGCCGTATGCCCATTGTCGAGCGACTCGTCAACGC TCTCATGATGAACGGCCGAAACAACGGTAAGAAGATCATGGCCGTCCGAATCGTCCAACACGCTTTCGAGATCATCCACCTCGTCACCGAACAGAACCCTATCCAGGTTCTTG TTGACGCTATCATCAACACTGGTCCCCGAGAAGACTCTACCCGAATCGGTTCCCAGGGTACCGTCCGTCGACAGGCCGTCGACGTCTCTCCCTTGAGGCGAGTCAACCAGGctatctctctcttgacCATCGGT ACCCGAGAGTCCGCCTTCCACAACTCCAAGTCCGTCTCCGAGTGTCTCGCCGACGAGCTTGTCAACGCCGCCAAGggctcttccaactcttacgccatcaagaagaaggacgagctCGAGCGTGTCGCCAAGTCTAACCGTTAA
- a CDS encoding V-type proton ATPase proteolipid subunit, giving the protein MSTVAELCPVYAPFFGAMGCTSAIVFTCIGAAYGTAKSGVGISAMAVLRPDLMMKCAIPVVMAGIIGIYGLVVSVLISGNLASPMPLYTGFIQLGAGLSVGLAGLAAGFAIGIVGDAGVRGTAQQPRLFVGMILILIFAEVLGLYGLIVALILNTNSAVDYTCSIAA; this is encoded by the exons ATGTCCACCGTCGCAGAGCTTTGTCCCGTCTACGCACCCTTCTTTGGCGCCATGGGCTGCACCTCCGCCATCGTATTCACCTGTATCGGCGCAGC CTACGGCACTGCCAAGTCGGGTGTCGGAATCTCCGCCATGGCCGTCCTCCGACCTGATCTCATGATGAAGTGTGCCATCCCTGTCGTTATGGCCGGTATCATCGGTATC TACGGTCTCGTCGTCTCTGTTCTCATTTCCGGTAACC TCGCCTCCCCCATGCCCCTCTACACCGGCTTCATCCAACTCGGTGCCGGTCTCTCTGTCGGTCTCGCCGGTCTCGCCGCCGGCTTTGCCATCGGTATCGTCGGTGATGCCGGTGTCAGGGGTACAGCCCAACAGCCTAGATTGTTTGTCGGCATG ATCCTTATCCTCATTTTCGCCGAAGTTCTTGGTCTTTACGGGCTCATTGTCGCGCTCATCTTGAACACCAACTCTGCCGTTGATTATACC TGTTCTATCGCAGCTTAA